Proteins encoded within one genomic window of Rossellomorea vietnamensis:
- a CDS encoding DUF6470 family protein yields MNVPQIRLQSTSAALSIRTTPGRMDIEQPPAVLDIQQPLAKMEIERTPSKLTIDQTEARADMDLKSARRRIEEFSQQGYEDWLTGLARVAQDGDELMMIENGGNAIAAQAKRNSEDQMYEFNIGWIPSAGSVKIGYTPGSVKVDVEPQRVINNSRPQKPNIQYTPANVDVSLKRYADLQIDFANLKHVGINYEQEI; encoded by the coding sequence GTGAACGTTCCACAAATAAGATTGCAGTCCACATCAGCAGCCCTGAGCATCCGGACGACTCCAGGGCGGATGGACATCGAACAACCACCGGCAGTACTGGATATCCAGCAACCGCTTGCAAAGATGGAGATTGAACGGACGCCCTCCAAGCTGACCATCGATCAAACCGAGGCAAGGGCCGATATGGACTTGAAATCGGCGCGCCGCAGGATTGAAGAATTTTCTCAACAAGGCTACGAAGACTGGCTGACGGGACTTGCCCGGGTAGCCCAGGACGGGGACGAGCTGATGATGATCGAGAACGGCGGTAATGCAATCGCCGCTCAGGCGAAGCGGAACAGTGAAGATCAAATGTATGAGTTCAACATAGGATGGATTCCTTCGGCAGGGAGCGTCAAAATTGGATACACTCCCGGAAGCGTAAAAGTGGATGTTGAACCACAAAGGGTGATCAACAATTCTCGTCCACAAAAGCCGAACATCCAGTATACACCTGCCAACGTGGATGTCAGCTTGAAGCGCTACGCCGACTTGCAAATTGATTTTGCGAATTTGAAGCATGTAGGGATCAACTACGAACAAGAAATATAG
- a CDS encoding flagellin yields MRINHNIAALNTYRQLNSASNAQSKSMEKLSSGLRINKAGDDAAGLSISEKMRGQIRGLEQASRNAQDGISLIQTAEGALSETHSILQRMRELAVQASNDTNVTADRVSISDELTELKAEITRISDETEFNTQKLIKASGTYNFQVGANSGQVIALSITTMSATALGLTAGAITVGSNGAANTAISNINDAIESVSTMRSKFGAVQNRLEHTINNLNTGSENLTAAESRIRDVDMAQEMMAQTKNSILSQAAQAMLAQANQQPQGVLQLLR; encoded by the coding sequence ATGAGAATTAATCATAATATTGCTGCGTTGAATACTTACCGTCAGTTGAATAGTGCTTCAAATGCACAGTCTAAGTCTATGGAGAAATTATCATCCGGTCTTCGTATTAACAAAGCTGGGGATGACGCAGCAGGGTTATCTATTTCAGAAAAAATGCGTGGACAAATTCGAGGGTTAGAACAAGCTTCTCGAAATGCCCAGGATGGAATCTCGCTAATTCAAACTGCAGAGGGTGCACTAAGCGAAACACACTCTATTTTACAACGTATGAGAGAACTAGCGGTTCAAGCGTCTAATGACACTAATGTGACTGCTGACCGTGTATCAATTTCAGATGAGTTAACAGAATTGAAAGCAGAAATCACTCGTATTTCTGATGAAACTGAATTTAATACTCAAAAGCTTATTAAAGCTTCAGGAACATATAACTTCCAAGTTGGTGCAAATTCAGGACAAGTCATTGCACTTTCTATTACTACAATGAGTGCAACGGCTTTAGGTTTAACTGCAGGCGCAATTACTGTTGGTAGTAATGGAGCTGCAAATACTGCTATTTCGAACATTAATGATGCAATTGAATCTGTTTCCACTATGAGATCGAAGTTTGGTGCAGTTCAAAATCGTTTAGAACATACTATCAATAACCTTAATACGGGCTCTGAAAACTTAACGGCGGCAGAATCTCGAATCCGTGATGTGGATATGGCCCAAGAGATGATGGCACAAACGAAAAACTCAATTCTTTCACAAGCTGCTCAAGCGATGCTTGCTCAAGCAAACCAACAACCTCAAGGGGTTTTACAGTTACTTCGTTAA
- the flgL gene encoding flagellar hook-associated protein FlgL codes for MRVTQSMLTANSMRNLSSSYGRMGQLQDQLATGKKITKPSDDPVVAMKGMFYRSNLTGIEQYKRNLSELYLWMENSESGIDQANQGLQRVRELTLQGKNGTLSPEDRKAVAVEIEQIKNDLVSVAETKVAGRYIFHGTDVGNSPIKDGKPADGSAPQVADNLGSNAIDAYPVEVSQGVSLKANVNPSKVFNQKLFDTVHNIQKALESGDVSALDGELGELDSVMSTLSAERSELGARYNRLEMVDDRLSQQEVTANRILSDNEDADIERVITDLKTQESVHRAALSVGARIIQPTLMDFLR; via the coding sequence ATGCGTGTAACACAAAGTATGCTGACAGCGAACTCGATGAGAAACCTCAGTTCTTCCTATGGACGAATGGGGCAATTGCAGGACCAGTTGGCGACAGGAAAGAAAATCACGAAGCCTTCGGATGATCCCGTTGTTGCGATGAAAGGGATGTTTTATCGTTCGAACCTGACTGGGATTGAACAGTATAAGAGGAATCTTTCTGAGCTTTACCTATGGATGGAAAACTCGGAGTCCGGAATCGATCAGGCAAATCAAGGTTTACAGCGTGTTCGGGAGTTGACGCTTCAAGGGAAAAATGGAACGTTAAGCCCGGAAGATCGGAAGGCAGTTGCTGTTGAAATAGAGCAAATTAAAAATGACCTTGTCAGTGTTGCTGAAACGAAAGTGGCAGGGAGATATATTTTTCATGGAACGGATGTTGGTAATTCACCGATCAAGGATGGGAAACCCGCAGACGGAAGTGCCCCGCAGGTTGCTGACAATTTAGGCAGCAATGCCATCGATGCTTATCCCGTAGAGGTGTCACAAGGCGTTTCTTTAAAAGCCAACGTTAATCCAAGTAAGGTCTTTAATCAGAAATTATTTGATACAGTACACAACATCCAAAAGGCATTGGAATCTGGAGACGTTTCTGCTCTTGATGGCGAGCTTGGGGAGTTAGATAGCGTCATGAGCACATTATCAGCAGAACGTTCTGAACTCGGTGCCAGGTACAATCGGCTTGAAATGGTCGACGACCGGCTGTCCCAGCAGGAAGTAACGGCCAATCGAATTCTTTCAGATAACGAGGATGCCGACATCGAACGCGTCATCACAGATTTGAAAACCCAGGAAAGTGTCCACAGAGCGGCACTCAGCGTCGGTGCCAGAATCATTCAGCCGACATTAATGGATTTTCTACGATAA
- the flgK gene encoding flagellar hook-associated protein FlgK, translating into MRSTFMGLETAKRGMYTQQGALYTTGHNISNANTPGYTRQRVNFEQTTPYPSPAMNRPQIPGQIGTGVEAGSIQRVRDSFLDMQYRGENQKLGYWETKMEAMKKMEEVMNEPSDSGLSKTMDMFWQSLQDLAVNPSNSGARSVVVERGKAVAETFNYLSSSLTSVRGDLKNELSVSEKQINSLSRQIDNINKQIADVEPHGYLPNDLYDERDRLIDELSQHVSIQTSYQSNGGASSPIAEGAVTVTLVGKDGNLAVNLVGQGGVNELKLTYDGPQSSVDSVSIGQQILDIKAFLSQGEGKLRALVDTYGYKNNDGEAEGSYISMLDELDSMAYEFAKAFNDQHQQGFTPEQMNDPNFNPDTDTPDTPKFFQDAKNASVDLDGVSKEGFAQRMQVADEMSNLDNIATAGADNPTLGDASNVLALADIITTTKLPYGEKEASFQSHYESVIGKMAVESQESVRLASNSDVLRGAVDERRMSVSGVSLDEEMTDMIKFQHAYNASARMITLQDEMLDKIINGMGTVGR; encoded by the coding sequence ATGCGATCCACTTTTATGGGCCTGGAAACGGCAAAACGAGGCATGTACACCCAGCAGGGCGCCCTTTATACAACCGGCCACAACATCTCCAACGCCAATACCCCTGGATATACCCGTCAACGAGTCAACTTTGAACAAACGACACCTTATCCTTCCCCAGCCATGAACCGTCCGCAAATCCCAGGCCAAATCGGAACGGGAGTCGAAGCCGGTTCGATTCAACGTGTGCGTGATTCATTCCTGGACATGCAGTACAGAGGCGAAAACCAAAAGCTAGGCTACTGGGAAACAAAAATGGAAGCGATGAAGAAGATGGAAGAAGTCATGAACGAACCATCCGATTCTGGCTTATCAAAAACGATGGATATGTTCTGGCAGTCCCTTCAAGATCTAGCCGTTAACCCTTCCAACTCAGGTGCACGATCAGTCGTCGTCGAAAGAGGAAAAGCGGTTGCAGAAACATTCAACTACTTATCGTCATCTCTAACTAGTGTCAGAGGCGATCTGAAAAATGAGCTGTCTGTCTCTGAAAAGCAAATCAATTCCCTGTCCAGACAAATCGATAACATCAATAAACAAATAGCCGATGTTGAACCACATGGCTATCTTCCAAATGATCTATACGATGAGCGTGACCGCTTGATTGATGAACTTTCACAGCATGTTTCCATCCAAACAAGTTACCAGTCCAATGGGGGAGCGTCGTCGCCGATTGCAGAAGGTGCGGTCACTGTCACATTGGTTGGTAAGGATGGAAACCTGGCCGTCAATCTGGTCGGGCAAGGTGGAGTCAATGAACTTAAGCTTACCTATGATGGGCCACAAAGTTCGGTGGATTCCGTCTCAATTGGTCAGCAAATACTTGATATAAAAGCCTTCTTATCACAAGGCGAAGGAAAGTTGAGAGCCCTTGTTGATACATACGGATATAAAAATAATGACGGTGAAGCAGAAGGCTCATACATTAGTATGCTAGATGAACTGGACAGCATGGCGTATGAATTCGCCAAAGCATTCAATGACCAACATCAACAAGGATTCACACCTGAGCAGATGAACGATCCAAACTTCAATCCTGACACTGATACTCCGGATACACCGAAGTTCTTCCAGGATGCAAAGAATGCATCAGTAGATCTGGATGGTGTTTCAAAAGAAGGATTCGCCCAAAGAATGCAGGTAGCCGATGAAATGAGCAACCTTGATAACATCGCGACAGCAGGTGCAGATAATCCGACCCTCGGAGACGCATCAAACGTTCTCGCACTTGCCGACATCATCACTACGACTAAACTGCCTTACGGTGAAAAAGAAGCCTCATTCCAAAGTCATTATGAATCCGTGATCGGAAAAATGGCCGTAGAATCACAAGAATCTGTCCGCCTCGCTAGCAACTCTGATGTACTAAGAGGCGCAGTGGACGAACGTCGGATGTCAGTAAGTGGAGTCTCGCTGGACGAAGAAATGACGGACATGATCAAATTCCAGCATGCTTACAACGCCTCTGCCAGAATGATCACACTGCAGGACGAAATGCTCGATAAAATCATCAACGGCATGGGGACCGTTGGAAGATAG
- a CDS encoding flagellar protein FlgN, which yields MSATNLIATLEKLYKLHKSLFGLSVSKTDVIKKGDMSELDRVLMDEQKHLAAINTVEAERQRESSHYLQSRGVPFNEAPTISHCIEHSAPQDQETLAHWQGKLLGIIGELKDQNELNQKLVYQSLQFVNMNLSMTQPQPEQSNYSRPNGEKKAQTSRSIFDSKA from the coding sequence ATGTCAGCAACCAATCTAATCGCAACTCTTGAAAAACTATATAAGCTGCACAAAAGTTTGTTCGGTCTTTCAGTTAGTAAAACGGATGTCATCAAAAAAGGTGATATGAGTGAACTTGATCGTGTATTGATGGATGAGCAGAAGCATTTGGCCGCCATCAATACGGTGGAAGCTGAGCGACAGCGGGAATCCAGCCACTATCTTCAATCACGGGGAGTGCCTTTCAACGAGGCACCAACGATATCTCACTGTATCGAGCACAGCGCACCCCAAGACCAAGAAACGCTTGCCCATTGGCAGGGAAAACTGCTCGGTATCATCGGAGAATTGAAAGATCAAAACGAGCTAAATCAAAAGCTTGTCTATCAATCTCTTCAATTCGTGAATATGAATCTATCCATGACGCAACCGCAGCCGGAACAATCCAATTATTCACGACCGAACGGTGAAAAGAAAGCACAAACAAGTCGATCCATCTTTGATTCGAAAGCATAG
- the csrA gene encoding carbon storage regulator CsrA, whose protein sequence is MLVLTRKTGESIQIGDDIELTVISVKGDQVKLGINAPKNVDIHRKEVYLSIQEENTEASKGIDNLFTLLPKND, encoded by the coding sequence ATGTTAGTACTGACCAGGAAAACTGGAGAGAGTATTCAGATTGGGGATGACATCGAGCTAACGGTTATTTCTGTAAAAGGGGATCAGGTAAAATTGGGAATCAACGCACCAAAGAACGTGGATATTCATAGAAAAGAAGTTTATCTCTCTATCCAGGAAGAAAACACCGAAGCTTCCAAAGGAATCGACAACCTCTTTACCCTTTTGCCAAAAAATGATTAA
- a CDS encoding glycosyltransferase family protein, with protein MQKKVYVEEAKNGKYTCKYLIEGKWKYLYSKYRPEENIKDIPLDPEAECYIVLGLGMGYELDKISKQTSKPIIVIEYEIAFLDELLRIKRDEVNTFSTKVDFYFGIDYKQINPSQHRVQVIINENLIQCNLTYYNNVIKYFSSLKRTLSKVVCAFEHPTIIKDCIDAFEQLNYKVHEMPWNSIELMKKQVALINPDIIFSINYSDKIAKISDTLDIPYVSWTVDTPAYSLYKPENISRDKSYYFVYDERVVEHLKKSGVRQVFYLPVAANVERLERVVLNTIDLNKYSTQVSFVGSSGLYNEFSSFIKPKLSKEILSEINRILNIQSKSEEYILSELLDITLLNKIEQVSQYKINTVQHTLLSPLDKLGFILGRYHTYIERIAILWELHKRFDLRIYGDESWLTQGNKFNGVFKGLVEHYEEMPKVFKRSKININITRCFVESGLPMRVFDVLGSKGFLISNYKDDISRLFNDGKDLVVYRDRKDLIDQINYYLINDKERQRIKYQGFETVTKYHTYIERIKKMMDILSDHPR; from the coding sequence ATGCAAAAAAAGGTATATGTGGAAGAAGCCAAAAATGGGAAATACACCTGCAAATATTTAATTGAAGGAAAATGGAAGTATTTGTATTCAAAGTATAGACCAGAAGAGAACATTAAAGACATTCCTTTAGATCCTGAAGCAGAATGTTATATTGTCTTGGGGTTGGGAATGGGATATGAACTAGATAAAATTAGTAAACAAACTTCAAAACCTATTATTGTTATAGAATATGAAATTGCTTTTTTAGATGAGTTATTGAGAATAAAACGAGATGAAGTAAATACATTTTCTACCAAGGTGGATTTTTACTTTGGTATTGATTATAAACAAATTAATCCATCTCAACATAGAGTGCAAGTGATAATAAATGAAAACCTTATACAATGTAATTTAACATACTATAATAATGTAATAAAATATTTCTCAAGTTTGAAAAGAACTTTATCGAAGGTAGTATGTGCCTTTGAACACCCAACTATCATAAAGGATTGTATTGATGCGTTTGAACAATTGAATTATAAAGTTCATGAAATGCCTTGGAATAGTATTGAACTGATGAAGAAACAAGTGGCACTTATTAATCCCGACATCATATTTAGCATAAACTATAGTGATAAAATTGCAAAAATTAGTGACACATTAGATATCCCTTATGTTTCTTGGACAGTAGATACCCCTGCATATTCTCTTTATAAACCTGAAAATATTTCAAGAGATAAGAGTTATTATTTTGTCTACGATGAAAGAGTGGTTGAACACTTAAAAAAATCAGGAGTTAGACAAGTCTTCTATTTACCTGTTGCTGCTAACGTGGAAAGGCTAGAAAGAGTTGTATTAAATACTATCGACCTAAACAAATACTCTACTCAGGTATCTTTTGTGGGAAGTAGTGGTCTTTATAATGAATTTTCGTCTTTTATTAAACCGAAGCTCTCAAAAGAAATTCTTTCTGAAATTAATCGAATTCTAAATATTCAATCCAAAAGTGAAGAATACATATTAAGTGAATTACTGGACATTACTTTGTTAAATAAGATAGAACAGGTTTCACAATATAAAATTAATACTGTTCAACACACTCTTCTTTCGCCATTAGATAAACTTGGTTTTATTTTAGGAAGGTATCACACCTATATTGAACGCATTGCTATACTTTGGGAATTACACAAAAGATTTGATCTGCGGATTTACGGAGATGAGAGCTGGCTCACACAAGGTAATAAGTTCAATGGTGTTTTTAAAGGTTTAGTAGAACACTATGAGGAAATGCCCAAAGTGTTTAAACGATCAAAGATAAATATTAATATTACAAGATGTTTTGTTGAAAGCGGATTGCCAATGAGAGTATTTGACGTATTAGGGTCGAAGGGTTTTCTCATTTCAAATTATAAAGACGACATTTCCAGATTATTTAACGATGGTAAGGATTTAGTGGTTTACCGAGATAGAAAAGATTTAATAGACCAAATTAATTATTATTTAATTAACGATAAAGAAAGACAAAGAATTAAATACCAAGGATTTGAAACAGTAACGAAGTATCATACTTACATAGAGAGAATAAAGAAAATGATGGATATTCTTTCAGACCATCCTAGATAG
- the flgM gene encoding flagellar biosynthesis anti-sigma factor FlgM: MKINSIGNQNINPYKRNQNKMDEIGKAGKPAADKIEISSAAKEMQEVSKLGKERQARVESLKDQVQSGNYTIDPKAIAKGLKNFYNGQ, translated from the coding sequence ATGAAGATTAACTCTATCGGAAATCAGAACATCAATCCTTACAAACGCAACCAGAACAAAATGGATGAGATCGGGAAAGCGGGCAAACCGGCAGCAGACAAAATCGAAATTTCTTCTGCTGCCAAAGAGATGCAGGAGGTTTCCAAACTCGGCAAAGAACGCCAGGCGCGAGTAGAGTCTCTAAAAGATCAGGTTCAGAGCGGGAACTACACCATCGATCCGAAAGCCATTGCTAAAGGATTAAAGAATTTTTATAACGGACAATAA
- a CDS encoding motility associated factor glycosyltransferase family protein, translated as MNWELVKTKGHKTVKVNHDGKEYYLHSRYNPIKEASSWVNGLPRILQDEIIVIGLGLGYHIAELKKMYPDITIHVFEFNTKYVHWLIEHRLIVEDLLNEQVVLHFNQNSIFNEIRQMLNETKENFFIYKPSLELIENEDLKRSLESFHLYNRTILEQSGNLIENFNLNITLRDKEISNELFNFHDHTCILVSAGPSLTKQLSMLKRVSLDGKFKIICVGTAVIPLLAENIKPDLIMISDPKDNIFKQLEGINTTGIPLVYLSTANHLTVKSYSGQRFIAWQKGFQQAEINAQSNSILLETGGSVATCLLDMLVKLGCKRIGLVGQDLSFTENFSHAANAHAQKVIQENYKYIEVKDFYGTGKVKTSKNLYAYLKWFERYARTHQELELCNCTEGGAFIKGWKHMSLREFLKL; from the coding sequence TTGAACTGGGAATTAGTGAAAACTAAAGGACACAAAACAGTTAAGGTGAATCATGACGGGAAAGAATATTATTTGCATAGTAGGTATAATCCAATAAAGGAAGCATCTTCATGGGTCAATGGGCTCCCAAGAATACTGCAAGATGAAATCATCGTCATTGGATTAGGCTTGGGGTACCATATTGCAGAATTAAAAAAGATGTATCCCGATATAACAATTCACGTTTTTGAATTTAACACAAAATATGTTCATTGGCTGATTGAACACAGGTTAATTGTGGAGGATCTTTTAAATGAACAAGTTGTCTTGCATTTTAACCAAAATAGTATCTTTAACGAGATAAGGCAAATGCTTAATGAAACTAAAGAAAACTTTTTTATCTATAAACCTTCCTTAGAGCTTATTGAGAACGAAGATCTGAAAAGGTCTTTGGAATCTTTTCATTTATATAATAGAACGATCTTAGAACAGTCTGGGAATTTAATAGAGAATTTTAATCTTAACATTACCTTAAGAGATAAAGAAATCAGTAATGAACTATTCAATTTCCATGATCATACTTGTATTTTGGTATCCGCAGGCCCCTCACTAACAAAACAATTAAGTATGCTAAAGCGAGTGAGTCTTGATGGGAAATTTAAAATAATTTGTGTTGGTACCGCTGTAATACCACTACTTGCAGAGAATATCAAACCAGATTTAATTATGATATCCGACCCTAAAGATAATATATTTAAACAACTAGAGGGGATAAATACGACAGGTATTCCTTTGGTTTATTTGAGTACAGCAAATCATTTAACAGTTAAGAGTTATTCGGGACAAAGGTTTATTGCTTGGCAAAAAGGTTTTCAACAAGCAGAAATAAATGCTCAGAGTAATTCGATTCTCTTAGAAACAGGTGGCTCAGTAGCAACATGTCTACTGGATATGCTTGTGAAATTAGGTTGTAAACGCATAGGATTAGTAGGACAAGACCTTTCATTTACAGAGAATTTTTCACATGCTGCAAATGCTCATGCGCAAAAAGTAATTCAAGAAAACTATAAGTACATAGAAGTGAAAGATTTTTATGGGACTGGTAAGGTAAAAACCTCCAAAAACCTATATGCTTATTTAAAATGGTTTGAAAGATATGCCAGGACTCATCAAGAATTAGAATTGTGTAATTGTACTGAAGGTGGAGCATTTATTAAGGGATGGAAACATATGTCCCTGAGAGAATTTCTAAAATTGTAA
- a CDS encoding motility associated factor glycosyltransferase family protein, with protein sequence MVLVQEKYKIETLDSKSGIKSLRINSLLVHSKYAPIEEAKKIVNSSYKKNHLHILFGIGLGYLADSIIEKMSESDRLIIIEPDEEVYELAFKFNKLSITSCPNVSICLGKDLTLFESLLNSGFQEYMGRFTIIETPNYQKLYPALYKKCLEISKDQLLMEVINNNTRHIFSQKWQENYTSNLYSAFTSHNIEDLTGKLNCPIVIASGGPSLTKQLPLLKVNCDKVFLICAGSTINSLLNEGITPNLVVTVDGGEPNYTHFEDIDISHIPMAYPLIVHKKIPALHNGKQFTFNISDHTLMNKWTNKLLQRENGFIQTGHSVANFSLDIAMKLTTAPVALIGQDLAYTNNQTHASGNKGKYGIDKEKEKQRKMYYTEGYNGEKVLTDYVFNGMQKGFEQYVNMVGGQKHRLFNCTEGGVKISGFQQVPFKQFLDSYCKVSKKTTLIDALPDINERSNEEWNQFRIEVEELLCIHEEIIHLTDEVNTILAEIKENNFLFDTISNERLSQYENELKEYLHNEFLFYILRPVIFKVQHSYLEQDNESFEDSNKRVYNKTSLLFEGIKESTKISHSFLLELLDKLSENEKKRDKNVT encoded by the coding sequence ATGGTTTTAGTACAAGAGAAGTATAAAATTGAAACACTCGATAGTAAAAGTGGTATAAAAAGTTTGAGAATTAACAGTTTACTGGTTCACAGCAAATATGCCCCTATAGAAGAAGCTAAGAAAATAGTGAACTCTTCATATAAAAAGAATCATTTACATATTTTGTTTGGTATTGGACTTGGATATTTAGCAGATTCTATTATTGAAAAAATGAGCGAATCTGATAGGTTAATAATAATTGAGCCTGATGAAGAGGTATATGAGCTAGCTTTCAAATTTAATAAACTCTCTATTACTTCTTGTCCTAATGTTAGCATTTGCTTAGGCAAGGATTTAACTTTATTCGAATCTCTCTTGAACTCAGGATTTCAAGAGTACATGGGTAGGTTTACAATAATTGAAACACCCAATTATCAAAAGTTGTATCCGGCTCTATATAAAAAATGCTTAGAAATTTCCAAAGATCAGCTCCTGATGGAAGTTATCAATAATAATACTCGCCACATATTTTCTCAGAAATGGCAAGAAAACTATACTTCAAATTTATATTCTGCATTCACCTCCCACAATATTGAAGATTTAACAGGGAAGCTGAATTGCCCGATTGTGATTGCTTCAGGTGGCCCCTCTTTAACTAAACAACTTCCATTATTAAAGGTGAATTGCGATAAAGTATTTCTCATTTGCGCTGGATCTACTATTAATTCATTGTTAAATGAAGGTATTACACCTAATCTTGTCGTAACAGTAGATGGCGGTGAACCAAACTATACTCATTTTGAAGATATTGACATTTCTCATATTCCTATGGCATATCCGCTCATTGTTCATAAAAAAATCCCTGCCCTTCATAATGGAAAACAGTTTACATTTAACATTTCGGATCATACACTCATGAATAAATGGACAAATAAATTACTTCAGCGAGAAAATGGATTTATCCAAACTGGTCATTCAGTAGCCAATTTTTCCTTGGATATTGCAATGAAGTTAACTACTGCTCCCGTTGCATTAATCGGACAGGATCTCGCATATACAAACAATCAAACCCATGCTTCTGGGAATAAAGGAAAATACGGTATTGATAAAGAAAAAGAAAAACAAAGAAAAATGTATTACACGGAAGGTTACAATGGAGAAAAGGTTTTAACGGATTATGTGTTTAATGGTATGCAAAAGGGATTTGAGCAATATGTAAACATGGTTGGTGGTCAGAAACATCGGCTATTCAATTGTACTGAAGGTGGAGTGAAAATTAGCGGATTTCAGCAGGTCCCTTTTAAACAGTTTTTAGATAGTTATTGTAAGGTTTCAAAAAAAACCACTTTGATTGATGCACTTCCAGATATAAATGAACGTTCTAATGAAGAATGGAACCAATTTAGAATTGAAGTTGAAGAGTTATTGTGTATTCATGAGGAGATAATACACCTTACTGATGAAGTTAATACAATATTAGCTGAAATCAAAGAAAATAATTTCTTGTTTGATACAATTAGTAACGAAAGGCTTTCCCAATACGAAAATGAATTGAAGGAATACTTGCATAATGAATTTCTATTTTATATTTTGAGGCCAGTTATCTTTAAAGTACAGCATAGTTATTTAGAACAAGACAATGAATCCTTTGAAGATAGTAATAAACGAGTTTATAACAAGACAAGTTTGCTTTTTGAAGGAATTAAGGAATCTACAAAAATTAGTCATTCATTTTTATTGGAATTACTGGACAAATTAAGTGAAAATGAAAAAAAGAGGGATAAAAATGTCACATAA
- the fliW gene encoding flagellar assembly protein FliW: MKINTKYHGEIEVKSEDVLTFEHGIPGFGEEKQFVLLPFPENEWFHILQSVKTPELGFVVTDPFMFFKEYDFELDKASVELLDNPSEKEVQVLSILTVRETLHESTANLQAPIIINLANRKGKQVILTNTDYQTNHLIFAQPAGKKG; encoded by the coding sequence ATGAAAATTAATACGAAATATCATGGAGAAATAGAAGTGAAGTCAGAAGATGTTCTGACATTTGAACACGGGATCCCCGGGTTTGGGGAAGAGAAGCAGTTTGTATTATTGCCTTTTCCGGAGAATGAGTGGTTTCATATATTGCAATCGGTGAAAACTCCTGAGCTTGGGTTTGTCGTAACGGATCCATTTATGTTCTTTAAAGAATATGACTTTGAATTGGATAAGGCGAGTGTAGAATTACTGGATAATCCTTCTGAAAAAGAAGTGCAGGTCCTTTCTATTCTAACTGTTCGCGAAACACTCCATGAATCAACAGCAAATCTACAAGCTCCAATCATTATCAATCTGGCAAATCGTAAAGGCAAACAAGTCATTCTAACCAACACAGATTACCAAACCAATCACCTGATCTTTGCTCAGCCTGCAGGAAAGAAGGGATGA